One region of Malania oleifera isolate guangnan ecotype guangnan chromosome 6, ASM2987363v1, whole genome shotgun sequence genomic DNA includes:
- the LOC131158221 gene encoding adenine phosphoribosyltransferase 2 isoform X2, with protein MFATENGLQGDPRLKAISEAIRVVPHFPKPGIMFQDITTLLLDHKVFKDTVDIFVDRYRDMGISVVAGEVISEAYILEYGTDCLELHVGAVQPGERAMVIDDLVATGGTLSAAIRLLERVGAEVVECACVIGLPEFKGQCTLNGKPLYVLVEPRQ; from the exons ATGTTTGCAACGGAGAATGGGTTGCAGGGAGACCCAAGATTGAAAGCCATTTCAGAGGCAATTAGAGTGGTGCCTCACTTCCCAAAACCAG GAATCATGTTTCAGGACATAACAACGCTGTTATTGGATCACAAGGTGTTCAAGGATACTGTTGACATCTTTGTTGATCGTTACAGAGACATGGGCATCTCTGTTGTTGCTG GAGAAGTTATATCTGAAGCATACATACTTGAATATGGGACCGATTGCCTAGAGTTGCATGTCGGGGCTGTTCAACCAGGGGAACGTGCAATGGTCATTGATGATCTGGTGGCTACAGGTGGGACCCTTTCTGCTGCAATAAGACTTTTAG AACGTGTTGGGGCTGAAGTAGTTGAATGCGCATGCGTTATTGGGTTACCAGAGTTCAAG GGACAATGCACACTAAATGGGAAGCCATTGTATGTCCTCGTGGAACCTCGTCAGTAA
- the LOC131158221 gene encoding adenine phosphoribosyltransferase 2 isoform X1, translating to MFATENGLQGDPRLKAISEAIRVVPHFPKPGIMFQDITTLLLDHKVFKDTVDIFVDRYRDMGISVVAGVEARGFMFGPAIALAIGAKFVPLRKPRKLPGEVISEAYILEYGTDCLELHVGAVQPGERAMVIDDLVATGGTLSAAIRLLERVGAEVVECACVIGLPEFKGQCTLNGKPLYVLVEPRQ from the exons ATGTTTGCAACGGAGAATGGGTTGCAGGGAGACCCAAGATTGAAAGCCATTTCAGAGGCAATTAGAGTGGTGCCTCACTTCCCAAAACCAG GAATCATGTTTCAGGACATAACAACGCTGTTATTGGATCACAAGGTGTTCAAGGATACTGTTGACATCTTTGTTGATCGTTACAGAGACATGGGCATCTCTGTTGTTGCTG GGGTTGAAGCTAGAGGATTTATGTTTGGCCCTGCAATTGCCTTGGCTATTGGTGCAAAATTTGTTCCTCTGCGTAAACCTAGAAAGTTGCCAG GAGAAGTTATATCTGAAGCATACATACTTGAATATGGGACCGATTGCCTAGAGTTGCATGTCGGGGCTGTTCAACCAGGGGAACGTGCAATGGTCATTGATGATCTGGTGGCTACAGGTGGGACCCTTTCTGCTGCAATAAGACTTTTAG AACGTGTTGGGGCTGAAGTAGTTGAATGCGCATGCGTTATTGGGTTACCAGAGTTCAAG GGACAATGCACACTAAATGGGAAGCCATTGTATGTCCTCGTGGAACCTCGTCAGTAA